One region of Candidatus Methylomirabilis sp. genomic DNA includes:
- a CDS encoding aldehyde dehydrogenase family protein, with the protein MAQAYKNLIGGKWVEAASGQTFADRSPANTEDVLGHFPRSDARDVDAAARAAAGAFERWRRVPAPRRAEILFRAGETLLRRKEELARSMTREMGKVLKESRGDVQEGIDMTYYIAGEGRRLTGQTTPSELPDKWAMSVRVPVGVVACITPWNFPLAIPTWKLVPALVAGNTVIFKPAEDTPLLGHLLVEILLEAGLPPEVLQLVHGTGEEAGAPLVRHPLVGLVSFTGSSEVGQDVAVACAKEHRRCSLEMGGKNCILVLEDANLELAVDGAIWGGFGTTGQRCTAASRLIVHEAVARQFTDALVGRATRLHLGDGLLPETEVGPVVNEAQLQRVHQYTEVGQREGAALLCGGAFAREGALAKGYFYRPTVFANVKPAMRIAQEEIFGPTVAILPVRSFEEAVAVANNVRYGLSTAVYTQDVNRAFRAMGDLQAGITYVNAPTIGAEVHLPFGGIKATGNGHREGGPQVLDIFTEWKTIYVDYSGKLQRAQIDV; encoded by the coding sequence ATGGCCCAGGCATACAAGAACCTCATCGGCGGGAAGTGGGTCGAGGCGGCGTCGGGGCAGACCTTTGCGGACAGGAGTCCGGCCAACACGGAGGACGTGCTGGGGCACTTCCCGCGGAGCGATGCCCGCGACGTGGATGCTGCCGCGCGCGCGGCGGCGGGAGCCTTCGAGCGGTGGAGGCGGGTGCCGGCCCCCCGGCGGGCCGAGATCCTCTTCCGGGCCGGCGAGACGCTCCTCCGGCGGAAGGAGGAGCTGGCCCGGAGCATGACCCGGGAGATGGGGAAGGTCCTGAAGGAGTCGCGGGGCGACGTGCAGGAAGGCATCGACATGACGTACTACATCGCCGGCGAGGGGCGGCGCCTGACGGGGCAGACGACCCCCTCGGAGCTTCCCGACAAATGGGCCATGAGCGTCCGGGTCCCCGTGGGCGTGGTCGCCTGCATCACCCCCTGGAACTTCCCGCTGGCGATCCCCACCTGGAAGCTGGTCCCGGCCCTCGTCGCCGGGAACACGGTCATTTTCAAGCCCGCCGAGGACACCCCCCTCCTCGGCCACCTCCTGGTGGAAATCCTTCTGGAGGCCGGTCTCCCCCCCGAGGTCCTGCAACTCGTCCACGGCACGGGGGAGGAGGCAGGGGCGCCGCTGGTCCGGCATCCCCTGGTGGGCCTGGTCTCCTTCACCGGGTCCTCGGAGGTGGGGCAGGATGTGGCGGTCGCCTGCGCGAAGGAGCACCGGCGCTGCTCCCTGGAGATGGGGGGGAAGAACTGCATTCTGGTCCTGGAGGATGCGAACCTGGAGCTGGCGGTGGATGGGGCGATCTGGGGCGGGTTCGGGACCACCGGGCAGCGGTGCACGGCGGCGAGCCGCCTCATCGTCCACGAGGCGGTCGCCCGGCAGTTCACCGACGCACTGGTCGGGCGGGCCACGCGGCTCCACCTGGGGGACGGTCTCCTCCCGGAGACGGAGGTGGGGCCGGTCGTCAACGAGGCGCAGCTCCAGCGGGTCCACCAGTACACGGAGGTCGGGCAGCGGGAGGGGGCGGCGCTGCTCTGCGGCGGCGCCTTCGCCCGGGAGGGGGCGCTCGCCAAGGGGTATTTCTACCGCCCCACCGTGTTCGCGAACGTGAAGCCCGCCATGCGGATCGCCCAGGAGGAGATCTTCGGCCCGACGGTCGCGATCCTCCCGGTCCGCTCCTTCGAGGAGGCGGTCGCGGTCGCCAACAACGTCCGCTACGGGCTCTCCACCGCGGTCTACACGCAGGACGTGAACCGGGCCTTCCGGGCGATGGGGGACCTGCAGGCGGGCATTACCTATGTGAACGCCCCCACCATCGGCGCGGAGGTTCACCTTCCCTTCGGGGGCATCAAGGCGACCGGCAACGGCCACCGGGAGGGGGGCCCGCAGGTCCTGGACATCTTCACCGAGTGGAAGACGATCTACGTGGACTACAGCGGCAAGTTGCAGCGCGCGCAGATCGACGTGTGA
- a CDS encoding acyl-CoA dehydrogenase family protein, translating to MAKFAGVDYYGIEELLSPEERLIRDTVRDFVEAEVLPIIDQHNRAGTFPVHLISRLGELGVLGANLQGYGCAGINNVAYGLAMRELERGDSAIRSFASVQGPLGMYALHAFGSEAQKRRWLPELAAGRKVACFGLTEPDHGSDPGGMETKAVRAGDGYVLNGTKLWITNGSIADVAVIWARVEETFGGFLVERGTPGFAARDIHGKLSMRASVTSELTLQDCRIPAEGRLPGADGLKAPLGCLNQARYGIAWGAVGAATACYDAALTYAKARRQFGKSIASFQLVQDKLVTMLTEITKAQLLCLQLGRLKDAGKLRHTQVSLAKRNNVEQALRVARLARDIHGANGIVDEYPVMRHLCNLETLYTYEGTHDIHTLILGRDITGIAAFA from the coding sequence ATGGCCAAGTTCGCGGGGGTGGACTACTACGGCATCGAGGAACTCCTCTCCCCGGAGGAGCGGCTGATCCGGGACACGGTCCGGGACTTCGTGGAGGCGGAGGTCCTGCCGATCATTGACCAGCACAACCGTGCCGGAACCTTCCCGGTGCACCTCATTTCCCGCCTGGGGGAGCTCGGGGTGCTCGGGGCGAACCTCCAGGGGTACGGGTGTGCCGGGATCAACAATGTCGCCTACGGGCTCGCCATGCGGGAGCTGGAGCGGGGGGATTCGGCCATCCGCTCGTTCGCGTCCGTCCAGGGGCCCCTCGGCATGTACGCGCTTCACGCCTTCGGGTCGGAGGCCCAGAAGCGGCGCTGGCTCCCCGAGCTGGCGGCGGGGCGGAAGGTGGCCTGCTTCGGCCTCACGGAGCCGGACCACGGCTCGGACCCGGGAGGCATGGAGACGAAGGCGGTGCGGGCCGGCGACGGCTACGTCCTGAACGGGACCAAGCTCTGGATCACGAACGGATCCATCGCGGACGTGGCCGTCATCTGGGCTCGGGTGGAGGAGACCTTCGGGGGGTTCCTGGTGGAGCGGGGGACGCCGGGCTTCGCCGCCCGGGACATCCACGGGAAGCTCTCCATGCGCGCCTCCGTGACCTCCGAGCTGACCCTCCAGGACTGCCGCATCCCCGCCGAGGGCCGGCTTCCGGGCGCGGACGGCCTGAAGGCCCCCCTGGGTTGCCTCAACCAGGCGCGGTACGGGATCGCCTGGGGGGCGGTGGGGGCGGCCACGGCCTGCTACGACGCCGCCCTGACCTACGCGAAGGCCCGGCGCCAGTTCGGGAAGTCCATCGCGAGCTTCCAACTGGTGCAGGACAAGCTGGTCACCATGCTGACCGAGATCACCAAGGCGCAGCTCCTCTGCCTGCAGCTCGGGCGCCTGAAGGACGCGGGGAAGCTCCGGCACACCCAGGTCTCGTTGGCCAAGAGGAACAACGTGGAGCAGGCCCTGCGGGTCGCCCGGCTGGCGCGGGACATCCACGGGGCCAACGGGATCGTGGACGAGTACCCGGTCATGCGGCACCTCTGCAACCTGGAGACCCTGTACACCTATGAGGGGACTCACGATATCCACACCCTGATCCTGGGCCGGGACATCACGGGGATCGCCGCCTTCGCGTGA
- the lptC gene encoding LPS export ABC transporter periplasmic protein LptC: protein MRRRVLGIGLAVAGVAGAGAVLLLWGVTAGLPLSARPTPSPGGRPDLTLVGVRVVEDRAGERLWEAEADRATVFEREGRTLLSRGAEPVRITLYSDGRRLESVADRVVVLADRRQVLLEGTVTARSDQGVVLRTDHLTWSADRRTLETNAPVTLERAGLTVEGEGMETDLTLERLTLKVHRGSRVTGRAGGRS from the coding sequence ATGCGACGTCGGGTTCTGGGCATCGGGCTTGCAGTTGCCGGAGTCGCCGGGGCGGGAGCGGTCCTGCTCCTGTGGGGCGTGACGGCGGGGCTGCCGCTCTCCGCTCGCCCGACCCCGTCGCCCGGCGGCCGTCCCGACCTCACCCTCGTGGGCGTCCGCGTGGTGGAGGACCGGGCGGGGGAGCGGCTCTGGGAGGCGGAGGCGGACCGCGCGACGGTCTTCGAGCGGGAGGGACGCACCCTCCTCAGCCGGGGGGCGGAGCCGGTGCGGATTACGCTCTACAGCGACGGGCGGCGGCTCGAATCGGTCGCCGACCGGGTGGTGGTGTTGGCGGACAGGCGGCAGGTGCTGCTCGAGGGCACCGTCACCGCGCGCTCCGACCAGGGCGTCGTCCTCCGGACGGACCACCTGACCTGGTCGGCAGATCGGCGGACCCTGGAGACGAACGCCCCCGTCACGCTGGAGCGAGCCGGACTCACGGTCGAGGGAGAGGGGATGGAGACGGACCTGACTCTCGAGCGCCTGACGCTCAAAGTCCACCGGGGTTCCCGGGTCACCGGACGGGCAGGGGGCCGGTCGTGA
- the lptA gene encoding lipopolysaccharide transport periplasmic protein LptA, which produces MLVLAALVLGAGAAAAETSSPARGPLGPARKGSAITISADRLEVDRKAHTATYAGSVVARDSALTILADRMEFTFDEAMQEVQRVRATGHVRLTERGGREATADAATYFARDEKVLLEGSARAWQQENVVTGSTITLYLREDRHVVEGEGDARVHAVIYPRRDPGGPPRP; this is translated from the coding sequence ATGCTCGTGCTGGCGGCCCTGGTCCTTGGGGCCGGCGCGGCGGCGGCGGAAACCTCCTCCCCCGCTCGGGGCCCCCTCGGCCCGGCGCGGAAGGGGAGCGCCATCACCATCTCGGCCGACCGCCTGGAGGTGGACCGGAAAGCGCACACCGCCACCTACGCCGGTAGCGTTGTCGCGCGCGACAGCGCCCTGACCATCCTGGCCGACCGGATGGAGTTCACCTTCGACGAGGCGATGCAGGAGGTGCAGCGCGTCCGGGCGACCGGGCACGTGCGGCTCACCGAGCGCGGGGGGCGGGAGGCGACGGCGGATGCCGCCACCTACTTCGCCCGCGACGAGAAGGTGCTGCTCGAGGGGAGCGCGCGGGCCTGGCAGCAGGAGAACGTTGTCACCGGCAGCACCATCACCCTCTACCTCCGCGAGGATCGCCACGTGGTGGAGGGGGAGGGGGACGCGCGGGTCCATGCCGTCATCTACCCCAGGCGCGACCCCGGAGGTCCGCCCAGGCCCTGA
- the lptB gene encoding LPS export ABC transporter ATP-binding protein, with protein sequence MPSSTPGATPEVRPGPEAVSGAILRTVNLVKAFRGRTVVSGVSITVGPGEVVGLLGPNGAGKTTTFFMALGLLQPDRGAVFLNGEEVTPLPVYQRARRGLGFLPQEPSIFRKLTVEENLLAILEGLPLSREERRERAAALLRELGIAHLAARKAYSLSGGERRRAEISRCLATDPSCILMDEPFAGIDPIAVDEIQGIIAQLRARGIGILITDHNVRETLHIVDRADIIHRGEILISGTARELAADERAREIYLGERFTL encoded by the coding sequence ATGCCGTCATCTACCCCAGGCGCGACCCCGGAGGTCCGCCCAGGCCCTGAGGCGGTCTCCGGCGCCATCCTCCGGACCGTGAACCTGGTGAAGGCGTTCCGGGGTCGGACCGTCGTGTCGGGGGTCAGCATCACGGTGGGGCCGGGCGAGGTGGTGGGCCTCCTGGGTCCCAACGGGGCCGGGAAGACTACCACCTTCTTCATGGCCCTCGGGCTCCTGCAGCCGGACCGGGGGGCGGTCTTCCTCAACGGCGAGGAGGTCACCCCCCTTCCGGTCTACCAGCGGGCGCGGCGGGGGCTGGGCTTCCTCCCCCAGGAGCCCTCCATCTTCCGGAAGCTGACGGTGGAGGAGAATCTCCTGGCGATCCTGGAGGGGCTCCCCCTCTCCCGCGAGGAGCGGCGCGAGCGCGCGGCTGCCCTCCTGCGGGAGCTGGGGATCGCGCACCTGGCCGCGCGGAAAGCGTACTCCCTCTCGGGGGGGGAGCGCCGGCGGGCCGAGATCAGCCGGTGCCTGGCCACCGACCCGAGCTGCATCCTGATGGACGAGCCGTTCGCCGGGATCGATCCCATCGCCGTGGACGAGATCCAGGGGATCATCGCCCAGCTCCGGGCCCGCGGGATCGGGATCCTCATCACGGATCACAACGTACGGGAGACGCTGCACATCGTCGATCGGGCCGATATCATCCACCGGGGGGAGATCCTCATCAGCGGGACCGCCCGGGAGCTGGCCGCCGACGAGCGGGCGCGCGAGATCTACCTGGGAGAGCGGTTCACCCTCTAG